One genomic window of Hyperolius riggenbachi isolate aHypRig1 chromosome 7, aHypRig1.pri, whole genome shotgun sequence includes the following:
- the LOC137525661 gene encoding hemoglobin subunit alpha-like: MALNADDKALIQAIWPSIAAHPDQFGGEALYRLFLCYPQTKTYFPKFDFSKGSAHIKTHGKKVVDALSEAVKHLDNIDGALSHLSDLHAYDLRVDPANFPLLAHMILVVIAVHLPKKMDCSTHEALDKFLHNIGCVLTSKYR; the protein is encoded by the exons ATGGCTTTAAATGCTGATGACAAAGCTCTCATCCAGGCCATCTGGCCCAGTATTGCTGCACACCCTGACCAGTTTGGTGGAGAAGCACTTTACAG GCTCTTCCTTTGCTATCCCCAAAccaagacatactttccaaaatttgactttagcaagGGCTCTGCCCACATTAAGACACATGGCAAGAAAGTAGTGGATGCTCTATCAGAAGCTGTAAAGCACTTGGACAACATTGACGGTGCACTGAGCCATCTGAGTGACCTCCATGCCTATGACCTGAGGGTGGATCCTGCAAACTTCCCT CTTCTGGCTCACATGATCCTTGTTGTCATTGCTGTCCACCTGCCAAAGAAGATGGACTGCAGTACCCATGAGGCTCTGGACAAGTTCCTCCACAACATTGGTTGTGTCCTGACATCCAAATACCGTTAA